Proteins encoded by one window of Pseudomonas tructae:
- a CDS encoding formate dehydrogenase subunit gamma — MSDKPILRYNANERTNHWLVAILFILAALSGLALFHPALFWLSHLFGGGPWTRILHPFMGVLMFVFFVGLVLRFWRANYFIANDRLWLKRIDRVMRNEEQGVPPIGKYNPGQKLLFWTLLLCMLVLLISGVVIWRAYFSSYFTIGSIRLATLLHALAAFVLVLSIIVHIYAGIWIKGSLSAMLHGWVSRAWAKKHHELWYRQVTGDKPAEPPINKKG; from the coding sequence ATGAGCGACAAACCTATCCTGCGCTACAACGCCAACGAGCGGACCAATCACTGGCTGGTGGCAATCCTGTTCATCCTGGCGGCATTGTCGGGGCTGGCGCTGTTTCATCCGGCGCTGTTCTGGCTCAGCCATCTGTTCGGCGGCGGGCCGTGGACGCGCATTCTGCATCCCTTCATGGGGGTGTTGATGTTCGTGTTCTTTGTTGGCCTGGTGCTGCGTTTCTGGCGGGCGAATTACTTCATCGCCAACGACCGCCTGTGGCTCAAACGCATCGACCGGGTGATGCGCAACGAAGAGCAGGGCGTACCACCAATCGGCAAGTACAACCCCGGGCAGAAGCTGCTGTTCTGGACCTTGCTGCTGTGCATGCTGGTGCTGCTGATCAGCGGGGTGGTGATCTGGCGTGCCTATTTCAGCAGCTACTTCACTATCGGCTCGATTCGCCTGGCGACCTTGCTGCATGCTCTGGCGGCGTTCGTGCTGGTGCTGAGCATCATCGTTCACATCTATGCCGGGATCTGGATCAAGGGTTCGCTCAGCGCCATGCTGCATGGCTGGGTCAGCCGCGCCTGGGCGAAAAAACACCATGAACTGTGGTATCGGCAGGTGACCGGCGATAAACCCGCCGAGCCTCCGATCAACAAGAAAGGATGA
- the fdxH gene encoding formate dehydrogenase subunit beta, with the protein MASQDIIARSATTTPPSSIRQLEEVAKLIDTTKCIGCKACQVACSEWNELRDEVGHNHGTYDNPQDLSAESWTLMRFTEHETGDGNLEWLIRKDGCMHCADPGCLKACPSPGAIIKHANGIVDFNQDHCIGCGYCITGCPFNIPRISQKDHKAYKCTLCSDRVSVGLEPACVKTCPTGAIVFGSKQDMKEHAAERIVDLKSRGFDNAGLYDPDGVGGTHVMYVLHHADTPRLYAGLPDQPVISPLVGLWKGVSKPLALLAMGAAVLAGFFHYVRIGPQRVEEDEHPSPPDTSVQVVDPAVHVYDPSRPGGQGEQRP; encoded by the coding sequence ATGGCTAGCCAAGACATCATTGCCCGTTCGGCCACCACCACGCCGCCCTCGTCGATCCGCCAGCTGGAGGAGGTGGCCAAGCTGATCGACACCACCAAGTGCATTGGTTGCAAGGCTTGCCAGGTGGCCTGTTCGGAATGGAACGAGCTGCGCGACGAGGTGGGTCATAACCACGGCACCTACGACAATCCCCAGGACTTGAGTGCCGAAAGCTGGACCCTGATGCGCTTTACCGAGCACGAGACCGGCGACGGCAACCTGGAGTGGCTGATCCGCAAGGACGGCTGCATGCACTGCGCCGATCCTGGTTGCCTGAAGGCCTGCCCGAGCCCGGGGGCGATCATCAAGCATGCCAACGGTATCGTCGACTTCAACCAGGACCACTGCATTGGCTGCGGTTACTGCATTACCGGCTGCCCGTTCAATATCCCGCGGATTTCCCAGAAGGACCACAAGGCCTACAAGTGCACCCTGTGTTCCGACCGAGTGTCGGTGGGGCTGGAGCCGGCCTGCGTGAAAACCTGCCCGACCGGTGCCATCGTCTTTGGCAGCAAGCAGGACATGAAGGAACACGCCGCCGAGCGCATCGTCGACCTCAAGTCGCGCGGTTTCGATAACGCCGGTTTGTATGACCCCGATGGGGTCGGTGGCACTCACGTCATGTACGTGCTACACCACGCCGACACGCCGCGCTTGTATGCCGGCCTGCCGGACCAGCCGGTTATCAGCCCGTTGGTGGGCTTGTGGAAGGGTGTGAGCAAACCGCTGGCGCTGCTGGCCATGGGCGCGGCGGTGCTGGCCGGGTTCTTCCACTATGTACGCATCGGCCCGCAGCGGGTCGAGGAGGACGAACACCCCAGTCCGCCGGATACCAGCGTGCAGGTGGTCGACCCGGCGGTGCATGTCTATGACCCGAGCCGGCCGGGTGGACAAGGGGAGCAACGGCCATGA
- the fdnG gene encoding formate dehydrogenase-N subunit alpha, translating into MDLNRRQFFKVAAVGLGGSSLATLGMAPTPAFAEQVRHFKLARTIETRNTCPYCSVGCGLILYSQGDGGKNVAQNIIHIEGDADHPVNRGTLCPKGAGLLDFIHSPSRLHYPQVRKPGSSEWTRVSWDEALDRIADLVKTDRDANFIEKNAQGQTVNRWLTTGFLAASAASSEAGYLTHKVIRSLGMLGFDNQARVUHGPTVASLAPTYGRGAMTNHWTDIANANLILVMGGNAAEAHPCGFKWVTEAKAHNKARLIVVDPRFTRTASVADYYAPIRTGSDIAFMGGLINYLLSNDKIQHEYVRNYTDVSFIVKAGFGFEDGLFSGYDAAKRSYTDKSGWGYELDEDGFAKVDPTLQDPRCVYQLMKLHYSRYTAELASMTCGMPQERMLKIWEEIATCSQPGKTMTILYALGWTQHSIGAQIIRSAAMVQLLLGNVGMPGGGVNALRGHSNIQGLTDLGLLSNSLPGYLTLPGDAEQDYDAYIAKRALKPLRPGQLSYWQNYGKFHVSLMKAWYGANASFENHWGYDWLPKLDIPGYDVLKMFDLMGQGKVNGYMCQGFNPIAALPDKNRVSAALSKLKWLVVMDPLATETSEFWRNVGPFNDVRSADIHTEVIRLPTTCFAEEDGSLVNSSRWLQWHWKGADGPGETRTDVRIMSELFLRLRKRYQAEGGAFAEPLLNLSWPYKVADEPSPEELARELNGNAVSDLTDASGATVKAGQQLSAFAQLKDDGSTASGCWIFCGSWTEQGNQMARRDNSDPFGMKQNLGWAWAWPANRRILYNRASADPQGKPWDPNKRLVWWNGKTWGGTDTPDYKADVPPEAGMNPFIMNPEGVARFFAVDKMAEGPFPEHYEPFETPIGINPLHPNNKQATSNPAGRIFDSVWETLGQAKDFPYAATSYRLTEHFHFWSKHCKLNAIVQPEQFVEIGEVLAQEKGIVAGDRVRVSCKRGHIEAVAVVTKRIRPLQVNNQTVHQVGIPLHWGFTGSTRHGYLTNTLVPFLGDGNTQTPESKSFLVNVEKI; encoded by the coding sequence ATGGATCTCAACCGTCGGCAGTTCTTCAAGGTCGCAGCGGTAGGCCTTGGAGGCTCGAGCCTGGCGACGTTGGGCATGGCCCCGACACCCGCCTTCGCCGAGCAGGTGCGCCACTTCAAGCTGGCGCGTACCATCGAGACCCGCAACACCTGCCCCTACTGCTCGGTCGGCTGTGGCCTGATCCTGTACAGCCAGGGTGATGGTGGCAAGAATGTTGCGCAGAACATCATCCATATCGAAGGCGACGCCGATCACCCGGTGAACCGCGGCACCCTGTGCCCGAAAGGTGCCGGCCTGCTCGACTTTATCCACAGCCCCAGCCGCCTGCACTACCCGCAGGTGCGCAAGCCGGGTAGCAGCGAGTGGACGCGGGTATCCTGGGATGAGGCGCTGGACCGTATCGCCGATCTGGTCAAGACCGACCGCGATGCCAACTTCATCGAGAAGAACGCCCAGGGCCAGACGGTCAACCGTTGGCTGACCACCGGCTTTCTGGCGGCATCGGCGGCGTCCAGCGAAGCCGGTTACCTGACTCACAAGGTCATTCGCAGCCTGGGCATGCTGGGGTTCGATAACCAAGCGCGTGTCTGACATGGCCCGACGGTGGCAAGTCTTGCCCCGACGTACGGCCGTGGTGCCATGACCAACCACTGGACCGATATCGCCAACGCGAATCTGATCCTGGTGATGGGTGGCAACGCAGCAGAAGCGCACCCGTGCGGTTTCAAATGGGTGACCGAAGCCAAGGCCCACAACAAGGCCCGGCTGATCGTGGTCGACCCGCGTTTTACCCGGACGGCTTCGGTGGCCGATTACTACGCACCGATCCGTACCGGTAGCGATATCGCCTTCATGGGCGGCCTGATCAATTACCTGCTGAGCAACGACAAGATCCAGCACGAGTACGTGCGCAACTACACCGACGTGTCGTTTATCGTCAAAGCCGGCTTCGGTTTCGAGGACGGCCTGTTCAGCGGCTATGACGCAGCCAAGCGCAGCTACACCGACAAGTCCGGCTGGGGCTACGAGCTGGATGAGGACGGCTTTGCCAAAGTCGACCCAACCCTGCAGGACCCGCGCTGTGTCTACCAGTTGATGAAGCTGCACTACAGCCGCTACACCGCGGAACTGGCCAGCATGACCTGCGGCATGCCGCAGGAGCGCATGCTGAAGATCTGGGAAGAGATCGCCACCTGCTCGCAACCGGGCAAGACCATGACGATCCTCTATGCCTTGGGCTGGACCCAGCATTCGATCGGTGCGCAGATCATCCGCAGTGCCGCCATGGTGCAACTGTTGCTGGGCAACGTCGGCATGCCCGGGGGCGGCGTAAACGCCCTGCGCGGGCACTCCAACATCCAGGGCCTGACCGACCTGGGCCTGCTGTCCAACTCCTTGCCGGGCTACCTGACCCTGCCGGGCGATGCCGAGCAGGATTACGACGCCTACATCGCCAAGCGGGCGCTCAAGCCGTTGCGGCCGGGGCAACTGTCGTACTGGCAGAACTACGGCAAGTTCCATGTCAGCCTGATGAAAGCCTGGTATGGCGCTAACGCCAGCTTTGAGAACCATTGGGGCTATGACTGGCTGCCGAAGCTGGATATCCCCGGCTACGACGTGCTGAAGATGTTCGACCTGATGGGCCAGGGCAAGGTCAACGGCTACATGTGCCAGGGCTTCAACCCGATTGCTGCGTTGCCGGACAAGAATCGTGTCAGCGCCGCCCTGAGCAAGCTCAAGTGGCTGGTGGTCATGGACCCGCTGGCCACCGAAACCTCGGAGTTCTGGCGCAACGTCGGGCCTTTCAACGATGTGCGCAGCGCCGATATCCATACCGAAGTCATCCGCTTGCCCACCACCTGCTTTGCCGAGGAGGACGGCTCGCTGGTCAACAGCAGCCGCTGGTTGCAATGGCACTGGAAGGGCGCCGACGGCCCGGGTGAAACCCGCACCGACGTGCGCATCATGAGCGAGCTGTTCCTGCGCCTGCGCAAGCGCTATCAGGCCGAAGGCGGCGCGTTTGCCGAACCGTTGCTGAACCTCAGCTGGCCCTACAAGGTGGCCGATGAGCCCTCGCCGGAAGAGTTGGCCAGGGAGCTCAACGGCAACGCGGTCAGCGACCTTACCGATGCCAGTGGTGCCACGGTCAAGGCCGGCCAGCAACTGTCCGCCTTTGCCCAGCTCAAGGACGATGGCAGTACCGCGTCCGGTTGCTGGATCTTCTGTGGCAGCTGGACCGAACAGGGCAACCAGATGGCCCGGCGCGATAACAGCGATCCGTTCGGCATGAAGCAGAACCTCGGCTGGGCCTGGGCCTGGCCGGCCAACCGACGGATTCTCTACAACCGCGCCTCGGCCGACCCGCAAGGCAAACCGTGGGACCCGAACAAGCGCCTGGTGTGGTGGAACGGTAAAACCTGGGGCGGCACCGACACCCCGGACTACAAAGCGGACGTGCCGCCGGAGGCTGGCATGAACCCGTTCATCATGAACCCGGAAGGGGTGGCGCGCTTCTTTGCCGTCGACAAGATGGCCGAAGGCCCGTTCCCCGAGCACTACGAGCCCTTCGAAACGCCGATCGGCATCAACCCGCTGCACCCGAACAACAAGCAGGCGACCAGCAACCCGGCCGGGCGGATCTTCGACTCGGTGTGGGAAACCCTGGGCCAGGCCAAGGACTTCCCCTACGCAGCCACCAGCTACCGGCTGACCGAGCATTTCCACTTCTGGAGCAAGCACTGCAAGCTCAACGCCATTGTCCAGCCCGAGCAGTTTGTCGAAATTGGCGAAGTGCTGGCGCAGGAGAAGGGCATCGTCGCCGGTGACCGCGTGCGGGTCAGTTGCAAGCGCGGGCATATCGAGGCGGTGGCGGTGGTGACCAAGCGGATCCGGCCGCTGCAGGTGAACAACCAGACCGTGCATCAGGTCGGCATTCCGCTGCACTGGGGCTTCACCGGCAGTACCCGTCACGGTTACCTGACCAACACCCTGGTGCCGTTCCTCGGTGACGGCAATACCCAGACGCCGGAATCGAAGTCGTTCCTGGTCAACGTGGAGAAAATCTGA
- a CDS encoding phosphatidylserine decarboxylase family protein yields the protein MTQFDSQISSLKQSAKPRRVEGTAANLLTLDNAGPIQMGFWVPNRVWATAKFLVPLRDYIAQKKRAGTLTPMRPQVTEFKAWVTEHSVYRMWVNSMIEQANAYVLTLDEATLEQIKDEDGDTVWIKSYDSFFEILNEIVTTSSSFNATAQVGTPMNGFLAVSMATEAGVALFHDTTFNLQFKKVLDAWNAFLKSADSLDKLDIDDPEKAGSWISKAAWDAGVWNEMECDPTKPGYGFDSWNSFFIRKFVPGARPFQGDPATQINIGCETTPWQYENDLAFETDFWIKDVNYSLLDIFAGRAQWAEHFKGGQIYQGFLSATHYHRWNAPLDGKLVRSWVQPGTYFAQRPGQGEGTGTWEGTESQPYLGHVAARAIFIFEHPACGYVALICIGMVEVSTCVIEPQFIVGEGAAPVSISRGTEIGHFEFGGSTHMMVFQRDRVRLEQWAIDAVQHQNDPQPTKMGSVIATALRQPRAK from the coding sequence ATGACTCAATTCGATAGCCAGATCTCATCCCTCAAGCAATCCGCCAAGCCGCGCCGCGTGGAAGGCACCGCGGCGAACCTGCTCACCCTGGATAATGCCGGGCCCATCCAGATGGGCTTCTGGGTACCCAACCGGGTGTGGGCGACTGCCAAGTTCCTGGTGCCGTTGCGCGACTATATTGCGCAAAAGAAGAGGGCCGGCACGCTTACCCCGATGCGCCCGCAGGTCACCGAGTTCAAGGCCTGGGTGACAGAGCACAGTGTCTACCGCATGTGGGTCAATTCGATGATCGAGCAGGCCAACGCCTATGTCCTGACCCTGGATGAGGCGACCCTTGAGCAGATCAAGGACGAGGACGGCGACACGGTCTGGATCAAAAGCTACGACAGCTTCTTCGAGATTCTCAACGAGATCGTCACCACTTCTTCTTCGTTTAACGCGACGGCCCAGGTCGGTACGCCGATGAATGGCTTCCTGGCCGTTTCAATGGCGACCGAGGCGGGCGTTGCCTTGTTCCACGACACGACCTTCAACCTCCAGTTCAAGAAGGTCCTGGACGCATGGAACGCGTTTCTCAAGAGCGCCGACTCGCTCGACAAGCTGGACATCGACGACCCCGAAAAAGCGGGCTCGTGGATATCGAAAGCTGCCTGGGACGCCGGGGTCTGGAATGAAATGGAATGCGATCCGACCAAGCCAGGGTACGGGTTTGACTCCTGGAACTCGTTTTTCATCCGCAAGTTCGTGCCCGGCGCCCGTCCGTTTCAGGGTGACCCCGCGACTCAGATCAACATTGGCTGCGAGACCACGCCATGGCAGTACGAGAATGACCTCGCGTTCGAGACCGACTTCTGGATCAAGGACGTGAACTACTCTCTGCTCGACATCTTTGCGGGCCGGGCGCAGTGGGCGGAGCACTTCAAGGGTGGGCAGATTTATCAGGGATTTCTCTCGGCCACTCACTATCACCGTTGGAATGCGCCGCTGGATGGCAAGCTGGTGCGTTCATGGGTGCAGCCCGGTACCTACTTTGCGCAGCGTCCCGGGCAAGGCGAGGGCACGGGTACCTGGGAGGGCACTGAATCGCAACCCTATCTTGGCCATGTTGCTGCCCGCGCGATCTTTATTTTCGAACACCCAGCGTGTGGCTATGTCGCATTGATCTGCATCGGCATGGTCGAGGTCTCGACCTGCGTGATTGAGCCGCAGTTCATCGTCGGCGAGGGCGCTGCGCCGGTCAGCATCAGCCGTGGAACCGAGATCGGTCACTTCGAGTTCGGTGGATCGACCCACATGATGGTGTTCCAGCGCGACCGAGTGCGTCTTGAGCAGTGGGCCATCGACGCCGTGCAACATCAGAACGATCCACAACCCACAAAAATGGGCAGTGTGATCGCCACGGCGCTGAGGCAACCGAGGGCTAAATAG
- a CDS encoding single-stranded DNA-binding protein gives MARGVNKVILVGTCGQDPEVRYLPNGNAVTNLSLATSEQWTDKQTGQKVEKTEWHRVSMFGKVAEIAGEYLRKGSQVYIEGKLQTREWEKDGIKRYTTEIVVDMQGTMQLLGGRPQNQDGSQQQGGNNYNQAPRQQAPRPQQSAPQQRPAPQQAAPQPAPDFDSFDDDIPF, from the coding sequence ATGGCCCGTGGGGTTAACAAAGTCATTCTGGTCGGTACTTGCGGTCAAGATCCCGAAGTCCGCTACCTGCCCAACGGTAACGCCGTGACCAACCTGAGCCTGGCCACCAGCGAGCAGTGGACCGACAAGCAGACCGGCCAGAAGGTTGAAAAAACCGAATGGCACCGCGTCTCGATGTTCGGCAAGGTTGCGGAAATTGCCGGTGAGTACCTGCGCAAAGGCTCGCAGGTCTACATCGAAGGCAAGCTGCAGACCCGCGAGTGGGAAAAAGACGGCATCAAGCGTTACACCACTGAAATCGTCGTCGACATGCAGGGCACCATGCAACTGCTCGGCGGCCGTCCGCAGAACCAGGACGGCTCGCAGCAGCAAGGTGGCAACAACTACAACCAGGCGCCGCGTCAGCAGGCTCCGCGTCCACAGCAGTCGGCGCCGCAACAGCGCCCTGCGCCACAGCAGGCCGCACCGCAGCCGGCTCCGGACTTCGACAGCTTCGATGACGATATTCCGTTCTGA
- a CDS encoding MFS transporter, translated as MHDPHSERMSGSETRAAGGLALVFAFRMLGMFMVLPVLATYGMDLAGATPALIGLAIGAYGLTQAFLQIPFGVISDRIGRRPVIYLGLVIFALGSVLAAQADSIWGVIAGRILQGAGAISAAVMALLSDLTREQHRTKAMAMIGMSIGLSFAVAMVVGPLLTRAFGLSGLFLATAAMAVVGLAIIAFVVPASHGALQHRESGVAKQALMPTLRHPDLLRLDVGIFVLHAILMASFIALPLAFVERGGLPKEEHWWVYLTALLISFFAMIPFIIYGEKKRKMKRVLLGAVSVLMLTELFFWLSADNLHELVIGTVIFFTAFNLLEASLPSLVSKVSPAGGKGTAMGVYSTSQFLGAALGGILGGWLFQHGGLSTVFLGCAALCALWWVVALSMREPPYVTSLRMPLSAEAVREAGLTERLMAVPGVTDAVVVADEAAIYIKLDTQILDRTTLERLVNPASEACEA; from the coding sequence ATGCACGATCCCCACAGCGAACGCATGAGTGGCAGCGAGACCCGCGCCGCAGGCGGCCTGGCCCTGGTGTTCGCCTTCCGTATGCTGGGCATGTTCATGGTCCTGCCGGTACTGGCGACCTATGGCATGGACCTGGCTGGTGCCACTCCGGCTCTGATCGGCCTGGCCATTGGTGCCTATGGCCTGACCCAGGCATTCCTGCAGATTCCGTTCGGGGTGATCTCCGATCGCATCGGCCGCCGCCCGGTGATCTACCTGGGCCTGGTGATCTTTGCCCTGGGCAGCGTACTGGCGGCCCAGGCCGACTCGATCTGGGGCGTGATCGCAGGGCGTATCCTGCAAGGCGCCGGGGCGATTTCTGCGGCGGTCATGGCCTTGCTCTCGGACCTGACCCGCGAACAGCACCGAACCAAGGCCATGGCCATGATCGGCATGAGCATCGGTTTGTCGTTTGCCGTGGCCATGGTGGTCGGCCCGTTGCTGACCCGTGCCTTTGGCCTGTCCGGGCTGTTCCTGGCCACCGCAGCCATGGCCGTGGTCGGTCTCGCCATTATCGCATTCGTGGTGCCGGCCTCTCACGGCGCCCTGCAGCACCGCGAGTCGGGCGTCGCCAAGCAGGCGCTGATGCCGACCCTGCGCCACCCCGACCTGTTGCGCCTGGACGTGGGCATCTTCGTCCTGCATGCCATTTTGATGGCCAGTTTCATCGCCTTGCCGCTGGCCTTCGTCGAGCGTGGCGGCCTGCCCAAGGAAGAGCACTGGTGGGTGTACCTGACCGCCTTGCTGATTTCATTCTTTGCAATGATCCCGTTCATCATCTACGGCGAAAAAAAGCGCAAGATGAAACGTGTCCTGCTGGGCGCGGTCAGTGTGTTGATGCTGACCGAGCTATTCTTCTGGCTGTCAGCAGACAACTTGCACGAACTGGTGATCGGCACCGTGATATTCTTCACCGCCTTCAACCTGCTGGAGGCATCCTTGCCTTCACTGGTCAGCAAGGTGTCGCCCGCCGGCGGCAAGGGCACGGCCATGGGGGTGTACTCCACCAGCCAGTTCCTGGGTGCCGCGCTGGGAGGAATTCTCGGTGGCTGGTTGTTCCAGCACGGAGGCCTGAGCACGGTGTTCCTTGGCTGCGCGGCGTTGTGTGCCCTGTGGTGGGTCGTGGCGCTGAGCATGCGTGAACCGCCGTACGTGACCAGCCTGCGCATGCCGTTATCGGCCGAGGCGGTACGCGAAGCGGGGCTGACCGAGCGGCTGATGGCCGTCCCGGGTGTGACCGACGCAGTGGTGGTGGCCGATGAAGCCGCCATCTATATCAAACTTGATACACAAATTTTGGATCGTACGACCCTGGAGCGCCTGGTAAACCCGGCCTCCGAAGCGTGCGAAGCCTAG
- the uvrA gene encoding excinuclease ABC subunit UvrA, producing the protein MDKILIRGARTHNLKNIDLTLPRDKLIVITGLSGSGKSSLAFDTLYAEGQRRYVESLSAYARQFLSMMEKPDVDTIEGLSPAISIEQKSTSHNPRSTVGTITEIYDYLRLLYARVGTPRCPDHDIPLEAQTVSQMVDLVLAQPEGSKLMLLAPVIRERKGEHLAVFEELRAQGFVRARVNGKLFELDELPKLDKQKKHTIEVVVDRFKVRDDLQQRLAESFETALKLADGIALVASMDDEPFEEMIFSARFACPICGHAISELEPKLFSFNNPAGACPTCDGLGVKQFFDIKRLVNGELTLAEGAIRGWDRRNVYYFQMLGSLAAHYDFSLEIPFGELPAEQQKIILHGSGKQNVDFKYLNDRGDIVKRSHPFEGIVPNLERRYRETESATVREELAKFLSTQPCPDCRGTRLRREARHVWVGEKTLPAVTCLPIGDASGYFGGLKLTGRRGEIADKILKEICERLQFLVNVGLDYLTLDRSADTLSGGEAQRIRLASQIGAGLVGVMYILDEPSIGLHQRDNDRLLGTLNHLRDIGNTVIVVEHDEDAIRLADYVVDIGPGAGVHGGQIVAEGTPAQVMAHPDSLTGKYLSGRVKIAVPAKRTPRNKKLSLKLKGARGNNLQNVDLEIPIGLLTCVTGVSGSGKSTLINNTLFPLSATALNGASTLEAAAHDSCDGLQHLDKVVDIDQSPIGRTPRSNPATYTGLFTPIRELFSGVPESRSRGYGPGRFSFNVKGGRCEACQGDGLIKVEMHFLPDIYVPCDVCKSKRYNRETLEIKYKGKNIHEVLEMTIEEAREFFDAVPALARKLQTLMDVGLSYIKLGQSATTLSGGEAQRVKLSRELSKRDTGKTLYILDEPTTGLHFADIQQLLDVLHRLRDHGNTVVVIEHNLDVIKTADWIVDLGPEGGSKGGQIIGFGTPEEVAEMKQSYTGYYLKPLLERDRA; encoded by the coding sequence GTGGACAAGATCCTGATTCGTGGGGCACGCACCCACAACCTGAAGAACATCGACCTGACCCTGCCGCGGGACAAGTTGATCGTCATCACCGGCCTGTCCGGTTCCGGCAAGTCGTCCCTGGCCTTCGATACCCTGTACGCCGAAGGCCAGCGCCGTTACGTCGAATCCCTGTCGGCCTATGCCCGGCAGTTCCTGTCGATGATGGAAAAGCCCGATGTCGACACCATCGAAGGTTTGTCACCGGCAATTTCCATCGAACAGAAGTCGACCTCGCACAACCCGCGTTCGACCGTCGGCACCATCACCGAGATCTACGACTACCTGCGCCTGCTCTACGCCCGCGTCGGTACCCCGCGCTGTCCGGACCACGACATCCCGCTGGAAGCTCAGACCGTCAGCCAGATGGTCGATCTGGTACTGGCCCAGCCCGAAGGCAGCAAACTGATGCTGCTGGCACCGGTGATTCGCGAGCGCAAGGGTGAGCACCTGGCGGTGTTCGAAGAACTGCGCGCCCAGGGCTTCGTCCGTGCCCGGGTCAACGGCAAGTTGTTCGAACTCGATGAACTGCCCAAGCTGGACAAGCAGAAAAAACACACCATCGAAGTGGTCGTCGACCGTTTCAAGGTGCGCGACGACCTGCAGCAACGCCTGGCCGAATCGTTCGAGACCGCCCTCAAGCTGGCCGACGGCATCGCCCTGGTCGCCTCGATGGATGACGAGCCGTTCGAGGAAATGATCTTCTCCGCCCGCTTCGCCTGCCCCATCTGCGGCCATGCGATCAGCGAACTGGAACCCAAGCTGTTCTCCTTCAACAACCCGGCTGGCGCCTGCCCGACCTGCGACGGCCTGGGGGTCAAGCAGTTCTTCGATATCAAGCGCCTGGTCAACGGCGAACTGACCCTGGCCGAAGGCGCGATCCGCGGCTGGGACCGGCGCAACGTCTACTACTTCCAGATGCTCGGCTCGCTGGCCGCGCATTACGACTTCAGCCTCGAGATCCCTTTCGGCGAACTGCCGGCCGAGCAGCAGAAGATCATCCTCCACGGCAGCGGCAAGCAGAACGTCGACTTCAAGTACCTCAACGATCGTGGCGACATCGTCAAACGCTCGCACCCATTTGAAGGCATCGTGCCGAACCTGGAACGCCGCTACCGCGAAACCGAATCGGCGACCGTGCGTGAAGAACTGGCCAAGTTCCTCAGCACCCAGCCCTGCCCGGATTGCCGCGGCACCCGCCTGCGCCGCGAAGCACGGCACGTATGGGTCGGCGAGAAGACCCTGCCGGCGGTCACCTGCCTGCCGATTGGCGATGCCAGCGGTTACTTCGGCGGCCTGAAGCTGACGGGGCGACGTGGCGAGATTGCCGACAAGATTCTCAAGGAAATCTGCGAGCGTCTGCAGTTCCTGGTCAACGTCGGCCTCGACTACCTGACCCTCGACCGCAGTGCCGACACCCTCTCGGGCGGTGAAGCCCAGCGCATCCGCCTGGCCAGCCAGATCGGCGCCGGCCTGGTTGGGGTCATGTACATCCTCGACGAGCCGTCCATCGGCCTGCACCAGCGCGACAACGACCGTCTGCTCGGTACTCTCAATCACCTGCGCGACATTGGCAACACGGTAATCGTGGTCGAGCACGATGAGGACGCCATTCGCCTGGCCGACTACGTGGTCGACATCGGCCCTGGGGCCGGTGTGCACGGCGGGCAGATCGTCGCCGAAGGCACTCCGGCCCAGGTCATGGCTCACCCTGACTCACTGACCGGCAAGTACCTGTCCGGCCGGGTCAAGATTGCCGTGCCGGCCAAACGTACGCCACGCAACAAGAAGCTCTCGCTCAAGCTCAAGGGCGCACGGGGCAACAACCTGCAGAACGTCGACCTGGAAATCCCGATCGGCCTGCTGACCTGCGTGACCGGTGTGTCGGGCTCGGGCAAGTCGACGCTGATCAACAATACCCTGTTCCCGCTCAGCGCTACCGCCCTCAACGGTGCCAGCACCCTGGAAGCAGCGGCGCATGATAGCTGCGACGGCCTGCAGCACCTGGACAAGGTGGTCGACATCGACCAGAGCCCGATCGGCCGCACCCCGCGTTCGAACCCGGCGACCTATACCGGCCTGTTCACACCTATCCGCGAACTGTTCTCCGGCGTCCCGGAGTCGCGCTCGCGTGGCTACGGCCCGGGCCGGTTCTCGTTCAACGTCAAGGGTGGGCGCTGCGAGGCGTGCCAGGGCGATGGCCTGATCAAGGTCGAGATGCACTTTCTGCCGGACATCTACGTGCCGTGCGATGTGTGCAAGAGCAAGCGCTACAACCGCGAAACCCTGGAGATCAAGTACAAGGGCAAGAACATCCACGAAGTCCTGGAAATGACCATCGAGGAAGCCCGCGAGTTCTTCGACGCAGTACCCGCGCTGGCGCGCAAGCTGCAGACGCTGATGGACGTCGGCCTGTCCTACATCAAGCTCGGACAGTCGGCGACCACCCTATCGGGAGGCGAGGCGCAGCGGGTCAAGTTGTCACGCGAGCTGTCCAAGCGCGACACCGGCAAGACCCTGTACATCCTCGACGAACCGACCACCGGTTTGCACTTCGCTGATATCCAGCAGTTGCTCGATGTGCTGCACCGTCTGCGCGACCACGGCAACACAGTGGTGGTGATCGAGCACAACCTGGACGTGATCAAGACCGCCGACTGGATCGTCGACCTGGGCCCCGAGGGCGGCTCCAAGGGCGGGCAGATCATCGGCTTTGGTACGCCGGAAGAGGTGGCCGAGATGAAACAGTCGTATACCGGCTACTACCTCAAGCCGTTGCTGGAGCGCGATCGCGCCTGA